A portion of the uncultured Draconibacterium sp. genome contains these proteins:
- a CDS encoding carbohydrate-binding protein codes for MKSLTTKYPLLFLLLLLALTGVKQAALAQGYLHVDGKRIVDANNENFILRGIGTGNWLLQEGYMMHTAGVAGTQTQFRNKLTETIGEERTDQFYDSWIKNHFREIDVDSMAAWGFNSVRVAMHYKWLTLPIEEEPLPGENTWLEEGFQVLDSLLQWCSDNQMYLILDMHAAPGGQGKNADISDYDETKPSLWESELNKSKTVALWKKLAERYANEPWMGGYDLINEVNWTFAEGNNQPLLNLYKRITNAIREVDNNHILFIEGNWFANDFSGLTQPWDDNMVYSFHKYWSYNNADALKWVTDLRESANRPIWLGESGENSNVWFTNLVDLCESQNIGWSWWPVKKANINNILQVTTNEDYVALIEMWKGNGTVSADAAFNAVMTFSENHRFENCKINYDVIDALIRQPHTTQTLPFKAHKTQQKIFAVDYDLGRNGYAYFDTDTANYHLNTQNFGQWNNGWNYRNDGVDIETNTDTDTSCGYHVAWIDNDEWLQYTINSDSMAAFDFNIRTASPEDALVHLEVNGKVASPKITIPKTGSWEKWSNTTIQNVILPETEAAIKIVFDKRGLNVNYFLLTNPKAFSEVSFSCLTIETDPIKNQLYVNLNKPITSGFETIELSDFQLIVNHSQVNISELKLVKGNAQQLQLFTNQDLFSTDEIKLSYRGNTLQSGDQYLEKFTAMQVKNNYYRHFELPCKIEAEAAFKNSGFELEACEDVGGGMNIAYADDGDYLDYLVNVSKAGTYQVDFRVAALNGEPQVLLMNSYEDRIVANKLLKISTTGGWQNWETQSVTAALPEGKMIIQLFSRAGEYNLNWFSFDLLTGENTIRSDNSMQVYPVPADKAVHVHFGYPGKKLLAIYNLQGKKIIELSTHEQNISLNTGHYEAGLYVLTCVGDGAAESIKFKITHY; via the coding sequence ATGAAATCGCTTACAACGAAATATCCACTTTTATTTCTACTTCTGCTGCTCGCTTTAACAGGGGTAAAACAAGCTGCATTGGCGCAAGGCTACCTTCATGTTGACGGGAAACGAATTGTGGATGCCAACAACGAAAATTTTATTTTAAGGGGCATTGGCACCGGAAACTGGCTTTTACAGGAGGGCTACATGATGCATACTGCCGGGGTGGCCGGAACGCAAACCCAGTTCAGAAACAAACTCACAGAAACGATTGGCGAAGAAAGAACCGACCAGTTTTATGATTCGTGGATAAAAAATCATTTCCGCGAAATTGATGTAGACTCAATGGCGGCCTGGGGATTTAATAGTGTTCGTGTTGCAATGCATTACAAATGGCTTACTCTACCCATTGAAGAGGAACCTTTGCCCGGTGAAAACACCTGGCTGGAAGAAGGTTTTCAGGTGCTCGACTCCTTGTTGCAGTGGTGCAGCGATAATCAAATGTACCTTATTCTGGATATGCACGCCGCACCAGGCGGACAGGGGAAAAATGCCGATATCTCGGATTATGACGAAACAAAACCGTCGTTGTGGGAAAGCGAACTGAATAAAAGTAAAACAGTGGCTTTATGGAAAAAGCTGGCCGAACGCTACGCCAACGAACCGTGGATGGGCGGATACGACCTGATCAACGAAGTGAACTGGACATTCGCGGAAGGCAATAACCAGCCCTTACTCAATCTTTACAAACGAATTACCAATGCCATACGCGAAGTCGACAACAACCACATTCTGTTTATTGAAGGAAACTGGTTTGCAAACGATTTTTCGGGTTTAACCCAGCCTTGGGACGATAACATGGTATACAGTTTTCACAAGTACTGGTCGTATAACAATGCCGATGCTTTAAAATGGGTAACCGATCTTCGCGAAAGTGCAAACCGCCCGATATGGCTGGGTGAGTCCGGTGAGAATTCAAATGTATGGTTTACCAACCTGGTCGATCTTTGCGAATCGCAAAACATTGGCTGGTCGTGGTGGCCCGTTAAAAAGGCGAACATAAACAATATATTACAGGTAACAACCAACGAAGATTACGTGGCATTGATTGAAATGTGGAAAGGTAACGGCACGGTATCAGCCGATGCAGCTTTTAATGCCGTGATGACTTTTTCTGAAAACCACCGTTTCGAAAACTGTAAAATCAATTACGATGTAATCGATGCCCTGATCCGTCAACCACACACCACGCAAACCCTGCCTTTTAAAGCGCATAAAACACAACAGAAAATTTTTGCCGTTGATTACGACCTGGGCCGGAATGGATACGCCTATTTTGATACCGACACAGCAAACTACCATTTAAATACGCAGAATTTTGGCCAGTGGAACAATGGCTGGAATTACCGCAATGATGGCGTTGACATTGAAACCAACACCGACACCGACACAAGCTGCGGCTACCATGTGGCCTGGATCGACAATGACGAGTGGTTGCAATACACCATCAATTCCGATAGCATGGCAGCCTTCGATTTTAATATCCGCACTGCTTCGCCCGAAGATGCGCTTGTTCACCTGGAAGTAAACGGGAAAGTGGCATCGCCAAAGATTACAATTCCAAAAACCGGCAGTTGGGAAAAGTGGAGCAATACAACCATTCAGAATGTCATTCTTCCTGAAACTGAAGCAGCTATAAAAATTGTTTTCGATAAAAGAGGACTAAACGTGAACTATTTCCTCTTAACCAATCCCAAAGCATTTTCAGAAGTCTCCTTTTCGTGTTTGACCATAGAAACTGATCCGATTAAAAATCAACTTTACGTCAACCTGAATAAACCGATCACAAGCGGTTTTGAGACTATTGAACTGTCCGATTTTCAGCTCATTGTTAATCATTCACAAGTAAATATTTCAGAACTAAAACTGGTGAAAGGAAATGCCCAGCAATTACAACTGTTTACCAATCAGGATCTTTTTTCTACCGATGAAATTAAACTGTCGTACCGCGGAAACACGCTACAAAGCGGCGATCAGTACCTGGAGAAATTTACGGCAATGCAGGTAAAAAACAACTATTACCGGCACTTTGAATTACCCTGCAAAATTGAAGCGGAAGCTGCCTTTAAAAATTCGGGATTCGAATTGGAAGCATGTGAAGATGTTGGAGGTGGAATGAATATCGCTTATGCCGACGATGGCGATTACCTCGATTATTTGGTGAATGTTTCAAAAGCCGGTACATACCAGGTAGATTTTCGGGTAGCTGCGCTCAATGGCGAACCTCAGGTGCTTCTGATGAATTCGTACGAAGACCGTATTGTTGCCAACAAGCTTTTGAAGATTTCAACAACCGGTGGCTGGCAGAACTGGGAAACACAATCGGTTACAGCAGCCTTGCCCGAGGGAAAAATGATTATACAACTATTTTCAAGAGCGGGCGAATACAACCTGAACTGGTTCTCATTCGATTTGCTCACAGGTGAAAATACCATTCGCTCTGATAACTCCATGCAGGTTTATCCGGTTCCAGCCGACAAAGCAGTTCATGTACATTTTGGCTACCCGGGTAAAAAGCTACTGGCAATCTACAACTTGCAGGGGAAAAAGATAATCGAATTATCAACCCACGAACAAAATATCTCTTTAAATACCGGCCACTACGAGGCAGGCTTGTATGTATTGACCTGTGTTGGCGACGGGGCGGCTGAATCCATTAAATTTAAAATAACCCATTATTAA
- a CDS encoding DUF4998 domain-containing protein, translated as MKKTIKILIALVFILNISGCSEMDDNYVDYLKIEKVYAPKISNLKALVGLKTATLTWDNPEGDIARKILIDYQDDSLKFESMVDTAVLENLEIKGYHVSVYTIDAFNNYSIPVSIQIFPNGEN; from the coding sequence ATGAAAAAAACAATAAAAATATTGATCGCACTTGTCTTCATCTTAAACATTTCAGGATGCAGCGAAATGGATGACAATTATGTTGATTACCTGAAGATAGAAAAGGTTTATGCGCCCAAGATCAGTAATCTGAAGGCATTGGTTGGTCTTAAAACGGCCACGCTGACCTGGGATAATCCGGAAGGAGATATTGCCAGGAAAATACTGATCGATTACCAGGATGACAGCTTAAAGTTTGAAAGTATGGTAGATACAGCCGTACTGGAAAACCTGGAGATCAAAGGTTACCATGTTTCGGTGTATACCATCGATGCTTTTAACAACTATTCTATCCCGGTAAGCATTCAAATATTTCCTAATGGAGAAAACTAA
- a CDS encoding RagB/SusD family nutrient uptake outer membrane protein, with translation MKSYKKYLFVIPILALITACSDYLDIVPDKTQEIDLLFERKEAAYKALSTCYHYLPQQDGVYSTHAFASDALTTPIAQETPGVELMRGKQSASNPLLGFWSGYYAHGRSQESLFKAIRDCNTLIDNIDLVKDMNDTEKKEWKAEAVFLKAYYHFLLLKQYGPIPIVDENLPISASVEAVRVKREKVDDVFEYIVTTMDAAAADLPEHITSDNNLGRVDRITALAVKSRVLLYAASPFFNGNSEFYETFVDGEGNKFFNTTYDNGKWKRAADAATEAIDAAIGNGLELYAYSDIVPNFDSAAYRNDEVQALYNYRYMFTDKWNKELIWGNSDPVNNGDWWTMQAAAMMINPDASSSYGAWQWVSPTLQIVETYYTKNGLPIDEDLTFNYDRRYGVTVIPADDNLHAQEGEVTARLHLNREPRFYSSIGFDRGIYRTWGTKWDLEMRKGEKNGRRANTNDYVITGYVLKKICHPASEGDDYNKLIAYPWPIIRLAELYLNYAEALNEYSGPSEEVFEALNTVRQRSGIPTVQESWSNAAWAKTPNKHETKEGLREIIQQERMIELAFEGQRYYDIRRWKMAAEYFNKPVTGWSVDESAINKFYTVKNVGQRAFLTPRDYLFPIKLDEIIVNSNLEQNPGW, from the coding sequence ATGAAATCATACAAAAAATATTTATTCGTGATCCCGATACTGGCGCTTATTACGGCATGTTCCGATTACCTGGACATTGTTCCGGATAAGACCCAGGAAATAGATCTTCTTTTTGAACGCAAAGAAGCAGCCTACAAAGCACTGAGTACCTGTTATCATTATTTGCCGCAACAGGACGGTGTGTATTCAACCCATGCTTTTGCTTCGGATGCTTTGACGACTCCTATTGCCCAGGAAACACCGGGCGTGGAATTAATGCGGGGTAAACAGTCTGCATCCAATCCGCTGCTGGGATTCTGGTCGGGGTACTATGCGCATGGCAGAAGCCAGGAATCGCTTTTCAAAGCCATTCGCGATTGCAACACCCTGATCGATAATATCGACCTGGTGAAAGACATGAATGACACCGAAAAGAAGGAGTGGAAAGCAGAAGCCGTTTTTCTTAAGGCCTACTATCATTTCCTGTTGCTGAAACAATATGGCCCGATACCGATTGTGGACGAAAACTTACCAATTTCTGCGAGTGTTGAAGCGGTGCGGGTTAAACGGGAAAAAGTGGATGATGTATTCGAATACATTGTGACTACAATGGATGCAGCTGCCGCCGATCTGCCCGAACATATAACTTCGGACAATAACCTGGGACGCGTTGACAGAATTACGGCACTGGCTGTAAAATCGAGGGTTTTACTTTATGCTGCCAGCCCGTTCTTTAATGGCAACTCCGAGTTTTATGAAACATTTGTAGATGGCGAAGGCAATAAGTTTTTTAATACCACTTACGACAATGGAAAATGGAAACGTGCGGCCGATGCGGCAACAGAAGCCATTGATGCGGCCATCGGTAATGGATTAGAATTATATGCTTACAGTGACATTGTTCCGAACTTCGATTCGGCCGCCTATCGCAACGACGAAGTGCAGGCGCTTTACAATTACCGCTACATGTTTACCGACAAGTGGAACAAAGAATTGATCTGGGGGAATTCCGATCCGGTAAATAATGGCGACTGGTGGACCATGCAGGCTGCAGCCATGATGATCAATCCCGATGCTTCGTCGAGTTATGGTGCATGGCAGTGGGTATCGCCAACCTTGCAAATTGTTGAAACTTATTATACTAAAAACGGCCTGCCGATTGATGAGGATCTGACATTCAATTACGACAGGCGCTACGGTGTTACCGTGATTCCGGCCGATGATAACTTGCACGCACAGGAAGGAGAAGTTACGGCTCGCCTGCACCTGAATCGTGAACCCCGGTTTTACTCCAGCATCGGGTTCGACCGCGGAATATACAGGACCTGGGGGACCAAATGGGACCTGGAAATGCGGAAAGGTGAAAAAAATGGCCGCCGCGCAAATACCAACGATTATGTAATTACCGGTTATGTTTTGAAGAAAATCTGTCATCCGGCTTCGGAAGGCGACGATTACAACAAACTCATTGCTTACCCGTGGCCGATCATCAGGTTAGCCGAACTCTACCTGAATTATGCGGAAGCACTGAATGAATACAGTGGCCCGTCGGAGGAGGTTTTTGAAGCACTGAATACGGTTCGTCAGCGTTCAGGGATTCCCACGGTTCAGGAATCGTGGTCGAATGCAGCCTGGGCAAAAACTCCCAATAAACATGAAACCAAAGAAGGGTTACGCGAGATTATTCAGCAGGAACGCATGATTGAGCTTGCTTTTGAAGGGCAACGCTATTACGACATCAGACGATGGAAAATGGCCGCCGAATACTTCAATAAGCCTGTTACAGGCTGGAGTGTTGACGAAAGCGCCATCAATAAATTTTATACGGTTAAAAACGTGGGACAGCGGGCGTTTCTCACGCCAAGAGATTACCTGTTCCCGATTAAACTCGATGAGATTATTGTGAATTCGAACCTGGAACAGAATCCGGGTTGGTAG
- a CDS encoding DUF4959 domain-containing protein, whose product MKALKNQKMITGKMKYLMSGATILSLFILALLNTGCTEEEIDTTPPGKVTNVQVEALNGGARLTYELPSDNDILFVRAAYTNSLGNEVFRVSSRFTKSIEIDGFNDTESHTVTLTVIDQHDNESESVVVEVTPLQSFIYLVQESIKMEPDLGGVKIEWENPLEKTVFVYVYYTDSEKENERILSSNNAMESFVIRGMDSVYYDFDVMIEDFNGNKTERAFVGKLKPLFEEKIDKAQWTLVDALSVDGNAWEGATVNFWDDVIDTKESPADNSYFIINRDNNGGILNYPLDIVIDLNKQIILNRFVVWQRAYWYVDGNNGVSETPYYYQNENMRSFDLYASNDKQEWLLLGKFDIGDPKDEDGNVPADKIQEAIDGHEFELENTTDPFRYLKFSITSSYGSETNVYGSELTLFGLDNVNN is encoded by the coding sequence ATGAAAGCTTTAAAAAATCAAAAAATGATTACAGGCAAAATGAAATATTTGATGAGCGGTGCAACCATCTTATCGCTGTTTATTCTCGCACTGCTGAATACCGGATGTACCGAGGAAGAAATTGATACTACTCCACCGGGAAAGGTCACAAATGTACAGGTTGAAGCACTGAACGGAGGAGCACGGTTAACTTATGAATTGCCCTCCGACAACGACATCCTGTTTGTAAGGGCAGCCTACACCAATTCGTTGGGAAACGAGGTTTTTAGGGTTTCAAGCCGCTTTACAAAATCGATTGAAATTGACGGTTTTAACGATACCGAATCGCACACGGTAACACTAACGGTGATCGATCAGCACGATAACGAATCGGAGAGTGTGGTGGTGGAAGTTACCCCGCTTCAGTCATTTATTTACCTGGTTCAGGAAAGCATTAAAATGGAACCTGATTTGGGCGGCGTTAAAATTGAATGGGAAAATCCGCTTGAAAAAACCGTGTTTGTGTACGTGTATTACACGGACTCTGAAAAGGAAAATGAACGGATTCTGTCGTCGAATAATGCTATGGAGTCTTTTGTGATTCGTGGAATGGACTCAGTTTATTACGATTTCGATGTAATGATTGAAGATTTCAACGGGAATAAAACAGAGAGGGCATTTGTGGGAAAACTCAAGCCCCTGTTCGAAGAAAAAATTGACAAAGCGCAGTGGACATTGGTTGACGCCCTTTCGGTAGATGGAAATGCCTGGGAAGGTGCCACAGTAAACTTCTGGGATGATGTGATTGACACTAAAGAATCGCCGGCCGATAACAGCTACTTCATCATCAACCGCGACAATAACGGGGGCATTCTCAACTATCCGCTCGACATTGTCATCGACCTAAACAAACAGATCATTTTAAACCGTTTTGTGGTTTGGCAACGTGCTTATTGGTACGTCGATGGTAATAACGGAGTAAGTGAAACACCTTATTACTACCAGAACGAGAATATGCGCTCCTTCGATCTGTATGCCAGCAACGATAAACAGGAATGGCTGCTTTTGGGGAAATTCGACATTGGCGACCCAAAAGATGAAGATGGAAATGTTCCGGCCGATAAGATTCAGGAAGCCATCGACGGGCACGAATTTGAGCTTGAGAACACAACCGATCCCTTCCGTTACCTCAAATTCAGCATTACTTCGAGTTACGGCAGCGAAACCAATGTCTACGGTTCTGAGCTGACATTGTTTGGTTTGGATAATGTTAACAATTGA
- a CDS encoding TonB-dependent receptor gives MFKLNLNKKTKTGFSGSKSRLTVALLLLLILCHFMVSAQTRIITGTVVDKEGIPLPGVTVLQLGTTNGTVTSIDGKYALSDISDGDSIRYSFIGFTTQFRVAGQSDVIDVVLEESSESLEEVQVVAFQKQKKESVIGSINTINPKELKVAPTNLTAAFAGKLAGVISYQRSGEPGADNAEFFIRGVTTFGYKNDPLILIDGLEVSSNDLARIEPDNIASFSIMKDATATALYGARGANGVILVTTKEGRKGKAKVSVRVENSISTPTMTNEFLGGVEYMELYNKALRTRDPNALLFYSKEKIEGTRRNLDPYIYPNVNWYNELFKNSVFNKRANMNINGGGEVAQYYLSVSYTNEKGLLKVDNLNNFNNNIDINRYNLRANVNINLTKTTRAAVKFYSLFDTYNGPVNDANSIFGSVMQANPVNFPKYYENAEPYLYVNHTLFGNKGNGGMPNPYADMVKGYKDRFTSTILSQFQLEQDLDFITEGLKFRGMASVRNYSMNENAREFTPFYYGMAEVETDDGIQHELYQIQEGTEYLNDPAVQNQANSSFYFELVTQYNRLFGDKHDIGGLLVFTRKESLNTLGGNAYSTLPSRNLGLSGRATYAYDSRYFIEFNFGYNGSEKFAKDHRFGFFPSAGLGWLVSNEKFFENLSSVVTNLKLKATYGLVGNDAISDPNDRFFYLSDVNLNDWSRGYTFGRDFGNSYSGYIINRYSNPDVTWEVAEKANFGLELELYEKANLQVDYFIENRSNIYWAREYTPETMGLTAPISSNIGEAESRGVDISFDYNHSINNKLWITSRMNFTYATNKVLKNGEPDYQYDYMSHIGQSINQQWGLVAERLFIDQYDLENSPPQFNQSSSGFNYMPGDIKYVDVNEDGQIDDRDMVPIGYPSVPEIVYGFGASAGYGNFDLSFFFQGVARASFFINPSDIAPFIDERNALKIISDNHWSDDNPDPFAFWPRLSTMSIPNNEYNSTWWMRNGSFIRLKSLEFGYTIPSSLSERIKIENIRFYASGTNLFTISKFKLWDPEMAGNGLGYPPQQIFNIGVNLTI, from the coding sequence ATGTTCAAACTAAATCTAAACAAAAAAACTAAAACCGGATTTTCGGGAAGCAAAAGCAGGCTTACCGTTGCCTTGCTGTTGCTCTTAATTCTGTGCCACTTTATGGTCTCGGCTCAAACCAGGATCATTACAGGAACCGTGGTCGACAAGGAAGGTATTCCATTACCGGGAGTGACCGTTCTGCAGTTAGGTACCACAAATGGAACAGTAACATCGATCGATGGAAAATACGCCCTTTCCGATATTAGCGACGGCGATTCCATTCGATATTCTTTTATTGGATTTACCACTCAGTTCAGGGTGGCCGGCCAATCAGATGTGATCGACGTTGTGTTGGAGGAATCCAGTGAATCACTGGAAGAGGTACAGGTCGTTGCTTTTCAGAAACAAAAGAAAGAAAGTGTAATCGGCTCGATTAATACGATTAATCCAAAAGAGTTGAAAGTAGCACCGACCAACCTTACTGCTGCATTTGCAGGTAAACTGGCAGGTGTAATTTCGTACCAGCGCTCGGGTGAGCCGGGGGCCGACAATGCCGAATTCTTTATCCGGGGGGTGACCACTTTTGGCTACAAAAACGATCCCCTGATCCTGATCGACGGGCTGGAAGTCTCTTCAAACGACCTGGCCCGGATTGAACCGGATAACATTGCCAGTTTCTCGATCATGAAAGATGCCACGGCAACAGCGCTTTATGGTGCGCGTGGTGCCAACGGTGTAATCCTGGTTACTACAAAAGAAGGACGTAAGGGAAAAGCCAAAGTCTCTGTACGTGTGGAAAATTCAATTTCAACACCTACCATGACCAACGAGTTTTTAGGCGGTGTGGAATACATGGAATTGTACAACAAAGCGCTGAGAACACGCGACCCGAATGCACTGCTCTTTTACTCTAAAGAAAAAATTGAAGGTACACGACGAAACCTCGATCCTTACATTTATCCTAATGTGAACTGGTACAACGAGTTGTTTAAAAACTCGGTTTTCAACAAACGTGCAAACATGAACATCAACGGGGGTGGAGAAGTGGCCCAGTATTATTTATCGGTTTCGTACACCAACGAAAAAGGATTGCTGAAAGTAGATAATCTGAATAATTTCAATAACAACATCGACATCAACCGGTATAATCTGCGTGCCAACGTAAACATTAACCTGACCAAAACTACGCGGGCGGCGGTTAAATTCTATTCCTTGTTCGATACCTACAACGGGCCGGTTAACGATGCAAATTCGATCTTTGGCTCCGTGATGCAGGCTAATCCTGTAAACTTCCCGAAATATTACGAAAATGCAGAGCCATACCTGTATGTGAATCATACGCTTTTCGGGAACAAAGGAAACGGGGGAATGCCGAACCCTTATGCCGACATGGTAAAAGGCTACAAAGACCGGTTCACTTCCACCATCCTATCACAGTTTCAACTCGAGCAGGATTTGGATTTTATAACCGAGGGCTTGAAGTTCAGAGGAATGGCTTCTGTTCGGAATTACAGCATGAACGAGAATGCTCGCGAGTTTACACCGTTTTATTACGGAATGGCCGAGGTGGAAACCGACGATGGCATTCAACATGAATTGTATCAAATTCAGGAAGGAACAGAATACCTCAACGATCCGGCGGTGCAAAACCAGGCGAACAGCAGTTTTTATTTCGAACTGGTAACACAATACAACCGGCTTTTTGGCGACAAGCATGATATAGGTGGTCTGCTGGTTTTTACACGTAAAGAATCGCTGAATACGCTTGGGGGCAACGCTTATTCCACTTTGCCGTCGCGAAATCTTGGATTATCTGGACGGGCAACCTACGCCTACGACAGCCGTTACTTTATTGAATTCAACTTTGGATATAACGGTTCAGAGAAATTTGCCAAAGACCATCGGTTCGGATTCTTCCCTTCAGCTGGCCTGGGTTGGCTGGTTTCGAATGAAAAGTTTTTTGAGAACCTAAGTTCGGTGGTCACCAACCTGAAGCTGAAAGCAACTTATGGATTGGTGGGGAACGATGCTATTTCCGATCCCAACGACAGGTTCTTTTATTTGTCGGACGTGAACCTGAACGACTGGTCGCGCGGGTATACTTTCGGGCGGGATTTTGGCAATTCGTACTCGGGTTATATCATAAATCGCTATTCAAATCCCGATGTAACCTGGGAAGTAGCTGAAAAAGCAAATTTTGGCCTCGAACTGGAACTTTATGAAAAGGCCAACCTGCAGGTAGATTACTTTATCGAGAACCGGAGCAACATTTACTGGGCACGCGAATATACGCCGGAAACAATGGGCCTTACTGCCCCGATTAGCAGCAACATTGGCGAGGCAGAATCGCGGGGAGTTGATATTTCCTTCGACTATAACCATTCGATTAACAACAAACTATGGATAACATCGAGGATGAACTTCACCTATGCGACCAACAAAGTTTTGAAAAACGGTGAACCCGATTATCAGTACGATTACATGAGCCACATCGGCCAATCGATAAATCAGCAGTGGGGGCTTGTTGCCGAACGACTTTTCATCGATCAGTACGACCTTGAGAATTCGCCGCCACAGTTTAACCAGAGCAGCTCGGGTTTTAATTACATGCCCGGCGATATAAAATATGTTGATGTGAACGAAGACGGACAAATCGATGACCGCGATATGGTGCCGATCGGTTACCCTTCGGTTCCGGAAATAGTTTATGGTTTTGGCGCCTCGGCCGGTTACGGAAATTTCGACTTGTCATTTTTCTTCCAGGGGGTGGCACGCGCATCATTCTTTATTAACCCTTCGGATATTGCACCGTTTATCGACGAGCGAAATGCCCTGAAGATCATTTCTGACAATCACTGGTCAGACGATAATCCCGATCCTTTTGCTTTCTGGCCGCGCCTTTCCACCATGTCAATACCGAACAATGAATACAATTCAACCTGGTGGATGCGAAACGGAAGTTTTATCCGCCTGAAGAGTCTCGAGTTTGGATACACCATTCCAAGCTCATTATCGGAACGGATCAAAATCGAAAATATACGATTCTATGCAAGTGGGACCAACCTTTTTACCATCAGTAAATTCAAGTTGTGGGATCCTGAAATGGCCGGTAACGGACTGGGATACCCACCGCAGCAAATTTTCAACATTGGTGTAAACCTGACCATCTGA